Proteins co-encoded in one Gadus morhua chromosome 6, gadMor3.0, whole genome shotgun sequence genomic window:
- the cep85 gene encoding centrosomal protein of 85 kDa isoform X2, which yields MEWQTPAVSEKFQSRFGRLPGTADSADTGGGALTSDRTEDFCRVGSGASFQPIRSQIPIPTAHVMPSTASEPHLRALEEPQASAELHRTSSASRTSSSSSSNSKSSSLSKSASSPNLDAQGAGGGGAVGDPAGPKPDCLSRFRSLVNGLDHSLFPSGEHTRFDESQRFDTPSVEPTLNQTALTGGMCPDGRLRVQSQGRGTEAYKGSLENSYKALPEARSEACRAGQAGAAGPAGLYPGSLGPLQAQALQREHAAAAAAANAYEAQSLQDACSALSSCHQQQQHKQQLESLRLQVEQMQLMSSGLGINVPYPSLYSAPLHPEAAKWETLVKANEGLLKEKEILIERQKQHMVQLEQRLRDSELQVHGALLGRGAPYADVCMLRLQEAQRENAFLRAQFAERAECAAMEQAEAERRLGGVEAETRHLTDALRESGERHGEELRKQEERIRSRDKHINNLKKKCQKEAEQNREKQQRIETLERYLADLPTMEDYQSQNKQLLQTEEKAAQLQARLRELGVSLEEARSHAREKEALLEDQRRKERELLTTVTSLQERVQEGLEDGARLPSLDAETLRAENGVLRDEQQRLKKVIEKQHRMMEQLGSQLRALEEQVSQEDGGSQALREEVFSKERSLLELRTAMKELCVQNQDLMEQNLTLQERVADGEWKHRASSGPQPAAARLTQRLHGEMSSCLCDLRSLCNVLTQRSQGQDPNLSLLLGIAGPPTAGEQLEDWLSPEVLQKKLVEAKQLRRDVEELRTTVSDRYAQDMGENCTTQ from the exons ATGGAGTGGCAGACACCAGCTGTGTCGGAGAAGTTCCAGAGTCGATTTGGCCGTCTTCCCGGAACGGCAGACAGTGCGGACACTGGCGGTGGAGCCTTGACATCTGACCGCACAGAAG ATTTCTGCAGGGTCGGCAGCGGCGCCTCCTTCCAGCCCATCCGCAGTCAGATTCCCATCCCCACCGCGCATGTCATGCCCTCCACGGCCTCCGAGCCCCACCTCCGCGCCCTGGAGGAGCCCCAGGCCAGCGCTGAGCTCCACAGGACCTCCTcggcctccaggacctccagcagctccagctccaaCTCCAAgtcctcctcgctctccaaGTCCGCCTCCTCGCCCAACTTGGACGCTCAGGGcgccggcggcgggggggcggtgggggaccCCGCGGGGCCCAAGCCCGACTGCCTGAGCAGGTTCCGCAGCCTCGTCAACGGACTGGACCACTCGCTCTTCCCCTCGGGGGAGCACACCCGCTTCGACGAGAGCCAGAGGTTCGACACCCCCTCGGTGGAGCCCACGCTCAACCAGACGGCCCTGACGGGCGGGATGTGTCCCGACGGGAGGCTCAGGGTGCAGTCCCAGGGCCGCGGGACGGAGGCCTACAAAGGCAGCCTGGAGAACTCTTACAAAGCGCTCCCGGAGGCCCGGTCCGAGGCCTGCAGGGCCGGCCAGGCCGGGGCGGCTGGCCCTGCAGGCCTTTACCCCGGCTCCCTTGGCCCTCTGCAGGCACAGGCTCTGCAGAGGGAgcacgcggcggcggcggcggcggccaacGCCTACGAAGCGCAGAGCCTTCAGGACGCGTGCAGCGCCCTGTCCAGctgccaccagcagcagcagcacaagcAGCAGCTGGAGAGCCTGCGACTGCAGGTGGAACAAATGCAG TTAATGTCCTCTGGGTTGGGCATCAATGTCCCGTACCCTTCGTTGTACTCCGCTCCCCTGCACCCTGAGGCCGCGAAGTGGGAGACTCTGGTCAAAGCCAACGAGGGGctgctgaaggagaaggagatccTGATCGAGAG GCAGAAGCAGCACATGGTCCAGCTGGAGCAGCGCCTTCGGGACAGCGAGCTGCAGGTCCACGGGGCCCTCCTGGGCCGAGGGGCCCCCTACGCCGACGTGTGCATGCTCCGGCTGCAG GAGGCCCAGCGGGAGAACGCCTTCCTCCGGGCTCAGTTTGCCGAGCGGGCCGAGTGCGCCGCCATGGAGCAGGCGGAGGCGGAGCGCCGCCTGGGCGGCGTGGAGGCGGAGACGCGGCACCTGACGGACGCGTTGAGGGAGAGCGGCGAGAGGCACGGCGAGGAGCTGaggaagcaggaggagagg ATCCGCAGTCGAGACAAGCACATCAACAACCTGAAGAAGAAGTGCcagaaggaggcggagcagaACCGAGAGAAGCAGCAGCGCATCGAGACCCTGGAGCGCTACCTCGCGGACCTGCCCACCATGGAGGACTACCAGAGCCAGAACAAACAG CTGCTGCAGACGGAGGAGAAGGCGGCCCAGCTGCAGGCCCGGCTCCGGGAGCTGGGGGTGAGCCTGGAGGAGGCCCGGTCCCACGCCCGGGAGAAGGAGGCGCTGCTGGAGGACCAGCGGCGCAAGGAGAGGGAGCTTCTGACCACCGTCACCAG TCTGCAGGAGCGGGTGCAGGAGGGACTGGAGGACGGGGCCCGACTGCCTTCCCTGGACGCCGAGACGCTGCGGGCGGAGAACGGCGTCCTGAGGGACGAGCAGCAGAGACTCAAGAAG GTCATAGAGAAGCAACACCGGATGATGGAACAGCTCGGATCACAGCTTCGG GCTTTAGAGGAGCAGGTGTCTCAAGAGGACGGTGGCTCCCAGGCGCTCCGAGAGGAGGTGTTCTCCAAGGAACGGAGCCTGCTAGAGCTCCGCACCGCCATGAAGGAG CTCTGCGTCCAGAACCAGGACCTGATGGAGCAGAACCTCACCCTGCAGGAGAGGGTGGCGGACGGCGAGTGGAAGCACCGGGCCTCGTCCGGCCCGCAGCCCGCGGCGGCCCGCCTCACGCAGCGCCTGCACGGCGAGATGTCCTCGTGCCTGTGCGACCTGCGCTCGCTGTGCAACGTGCTGACCCAGCGCTCCCAGGGCCAGGACCCCAACCTCTCGCTCCTGCTGGGCATCGCGG GCCCCCCCACGGCGGGAGAGCAGCTGGAGGACTGGCTGAGCCCGGAGGTGTTGCAGAAGAAGCTGGTCGAGGCCAAGCAGCTCCGCCGGGACGTGGAGGAACTACGCACCACCGTCTCCGATCGCTACGCCCAGGACATGGGCGAGAACTGCACCACCCAatga
- the cep85 gene encoding centrosomal protein of 85 kDa isoform X3 — MPSTASEPHLRALEEPQASAELHRTSSASRTSSSSSSNSKSSSLSKSASSPNLDAQGAGGGGAVGDPAGPKPDCLSRFRSLVNGLDHSLFPSGEHTRFDESQRFDTPSVEPTLNQTALTGGMCPDGRLRVQSQGRGTEAYKGSLENSYKALPEARSEACRAGQAGAAGPAGLYPGSLGPLQAQALQREHAAAAAAANAYEAQSLQDACSALSSCHQQQQHKQQLESLRLQVEQMQLMSSGLGINVPYPSLYSAPLHPEAAKWETLVKANEGLLKEKEILIERQKQHMVQLEQRLRDSELQVHGALLGRGAPYADVCMLRLQEAQRENAFLRAQFAERAECAAMEQAEAERRLGGVEAETRHLTDALRESGERHGEELRKQEERIRSRDKHINNLKKKCQKEAEQNREKQQRIETLERYLADLPTMEDYQSQNKQLLQTEEKAAQLQARLRELGVSLEEARSHAREKEALLEDQRRKERELLTTVTSLQERVQEGLEDGARLPSLDAETLRAENGVLRDEQQRLKKVIEKQHRMMEQLGSQLRALEEQVSQEDGGSQALREEVFSKERSLLELRTAMKELCVQNQDLMEQNLTLQERVADGEWKHRASSGPQPAAARLTQRLHGEMSSCLCDLRSLCNVLTQRSQGQDPNLSLLLGIAGPPTAGEQLEDWLSPEVLQKKLVEAKQLRRDVEELRTTVSDRYAQDMGENCTTQ; from the exons ATGCCCTCCACGGCCTCCGAGCCCCACCTCCGCGCCCTGGAGGAGCCCCAGGCCAGCGCTGAGCTCCACAGGACCTCCTcggcctccaggacctccagcagctccagctccaaCTCCAAgtcctcctcgctctccaaGTCCGCCTCCTCGCCCAACTTGGACGCTCAGGGcgccggcggcgggggggcggtgggggaccCCGCGGGGCCCAAGCCCGACTGCCTGAGCAGGTTCCGCAGCCTCGTCAACGGACTGGACCACTCGCTCTTCCCCTCGGGGGAGCACACCCGCTTCGACGAGAGCCAGAGGTTCGACACCCCCTCGGTGGAGCCCACGCTCAACCAGACGGCCCTGACGGGCGGGATGTGTCCCGACGGGAGGCTCAGGGTGCAGTCCCAGGGCCGCGGGACGGAGGCCTACAAAGGCAGCCTGGAGAACTCTTACAAAGCGCTCCCGGAGGCCCGGTCCGAGGCCTGCAGGGCCGGCCAGGCCGGGGCGGCTGGCCCTGCAGGCCTTTACCCCGGCTCCCTTGGCCCTCTGCAGGCACAGGCTCTGCAGAGGGAgcacgcggcggcggcggcggcggccaacGCCTACGAAGCGCAGAGCCTTCAGGACGCGTGCAGCGCCCTGTCCAGctgccaccagcagcagcagcacaagcAGCAGCTGGAGAGCCTGCGACTGCAGGTGGAACAAATGCAG TTAATGTCCTCTGGGTTGGGCATCAATGTCCCGTACCCTTCGTTGTACTCCGCTCCCCTGCACCCTGAGGCCGCGAAGTGGGAGACTCTGGTCAAAGCCAACGAGGGGctgctgaaggagaaggagatccTGATCGAGAG GCAGAAGCAGCACATGGTCCAGCTGGAGCAGCGCCTTCGGGACAGCGAGCTGCAGGTCCACGGGGCCCTCCTGGGCCGAGGGGCCCCCTACGCCGACGTGTGCATGCTCCGGCTGCAG GAGGCCCAGCGGGAGAACGCCTTCCTCCGGGCTCAGTTTGCCGAGCGGGCCGAGTGCGCCGCCATGGAGCAGGCGGAGGCGGAGCGCCGCCTGGGCGGCGTGGAGGCGGAGACGCGGCACCTGACGGACGCGTTGAGGGAGAGCGGCGAGAGGCACGGCGAGGAGCTGaggaagcaggaggagagg ATCCGCAGTCGAGACAAGCACATCAACAACCTGAAGAAGAAGTGCcagaaggaggcggagcagaACCGAGAGAAGCAGCAGCGCATCGAGACCCTGGAGCGCTACCTCGCGGACCTGCCCACCATGGAGGACTACCAGAGCCAGAACAAACAG CTGCTGCAGACGGAGGAGAAGGCGGCCCAGCTGCAGGCCCGGCTCCGGGAGCTGGGGGTGAGCCTGGAGGAGGCCCGGTCCCACGCCCGGGAGAAGGAGGCGCTGCTGGAGGACCAGCGGCGCAAGGAGAGGGAGCTTCTGACCACCGTCACCAG TCTGCAGGAGCGGGTGCAGGAGGGACTGGAGGACGGGGCCCGACTGCCTTCCCTGGACGCCGAGACGCTGCGGGCGGAGAACGGCGTCCTGAGGGACGAGCAGCAGAGACTCAAGAAG GTCATAGAGAAGCAACACCGGATGATGGAACAGCTCGGATCACAGCTTCGG GCTTTAGAGGAGCAGGTGTCTCAAGAGGACGGTGGCTCCCAGGCGCTCCGAGAGGAGGTGTTCTCCAAGGAACGGAGCCTGCTAGAGCTCCGCACCGCCATGAAGGAG CTCTGCGTCCAGAACCAGGACCTGATGGAGCAGAACCTCACCCTGCAGGAGAGGGTGGCGGACGGCGAGTGGAAGCACCGGGCCTCGTCCGGCCCGCAGCCCGCGGCGGCCCGCCTCACGCAGCGCCTGCACGGCGAGATGTCCTCGTGCCTGTGCGACCTGCGCTCGCTGTGCAACGTGCTGACCCAGCGCTCCCAGGGCCAGGACCCCAACCTCTCGCTCCTGCTGGGCATCGCGG GCCCCCCCACGGCGGGAGAGCAGCTGGAGGACTGGCTGAGCCCGGAGGTGTTGCAGAAGAAGCTGGTCGAGGCCAAGCAGCTCCGCCGGGACGTGGAGGAACTACGCACCACCGTCTCCGATCGCTACGCCCAGGACATGGGCGAGAACTGCACCACCCAatga
- the cep85 gene encoding centrosomal protein of 85 kDa isoform X1 — translation MFPDMEWQTPAVSEKFQSRFGRLPGTADSADTGGGALTSDRTEDFCRVGSGASFQPIRSQIPIPTAHVMPSTASEPHLRALEEPQASAELHRTSSASRTSSSSSSNSKSSSLSKSASSPNLDAQGAGGGGAVGDPAGPKPDCLSRFRSLVNGLDHSLFPSGEHTRFDESQRFDTPSVEPTLNQTALTGGMCPDGRLRVQSQGRGTEAYKGSLENSYKALPEARSEACRAGQAGAAGPAGLYPGSLGPLQAQALQREHAAAAAAANAYEAQSLQDACSALSSCHQQQQHKQQLESLRLQVEQMQLMSSGLGINVPYPSLYSAPLHPEAAKWETLVKANEGLLKEKEILIERQKQHMVQLEQRLRDSELQVHGALLGRGAPYADVCMLRLQEAQRENAFLRAQFAERAECAAMEQAEAERRLGGVEAETRHLTDALRESGERHGEELRKQEERIRSRDKHINNLKKKCQKEAEQNREKQQRIETLERYLADLPTMEDYQSQNKQLLQTEEKAAQLQARLRELGVSLEEARSHAREKEALLEDQRRKERELLTTVTSLQERVQEGLEDGARLPSLDAETLRAENGVLRDEQQRLKKVIEKQHRMMEQLGSQLRALEEQVSQEDGGSQALREEVFSKERSLLELRTAMKELCVQNQDLMEQNLTLQERVADGEWKHRASSGPQPAAARLTQRLHGEMSSCLCDLRSLCNVLTQRSQGQDPNLSLLLGIAGPPTAGEQLEDWLSPEVLQKKLVEAKQLRRDVEELRTTVSDRYAQDMGENCTTQ, via the exons AT GTTCCCCGACATGGAGTGGCAGACACCAGCTGTGTCGGAGAAGTTCCAGAGTCGATTTGGCCGTCTTCCCGGAACGGCAGACAGTGCGGACACTGGCGGTGGAGCCTTGACATCTGACCGCACAGAAG ATTTCTGCAGGGTCGGCAGCGGCGCCTCCTTCCAGCCCATCCGCAGTCAGATTCCCATCCCCACCGCGCATGTCATGCCCTCCACGGCCTCCGAGCCCCACCTCCGCGCCCTGGAGGAGCCCCAGGCCAGCGCTGAGCTCCACAGGACCTCCTcggcctccaggacctccagcagctccagctccaaCTCCAAgtcctcctcgctctccaaGTCCGCCTCCTCGCCCAACTTGGACGCTCAGGGcgccggcggcgggggggcggtgggggaccCCGCGGGGCCCAAGCCCGACTGCCTGAGCAGGTTCCGCAGCCTCGTCAACGGACTGGACCACTCGCTCTTCCCCTCGGGGGAGCACACCCGCTTCGACGAGAGCCAGAGGTTCGACACCCCCTCGGTGGAGCCCACGCTCAACCAGACGGCCCTGACGGGCGGGATGTGTCCCGACGGGAGGCTCAGGGTGCAGTCCCAGGGCCGCGGGACGGAGGCCTACAAAGGCAGCCTGGAGAACTCTTACAAAGCGCTCCCGGAGGCCCGGTCCGAGGCCTGCAGGGCCGGCCAGGCCGGGGCGGCTGGCCCTGCAGGCCTTTACCCCGGCTCCCTTGGCCCTCTGCAGGCACAGGCTCTGCAGAGGGAgcacgcggcggcggcggcggcggccaacGCCTACGAAGCGCAGAGCCTTCAGGACGCGTGCAGCGCCCTGTCCAGctgccaccagcagcagcagcacaagcAGCAGCTGGAGAGCCTGCGACTGCAGGTGGAACAAATGCAG TTAATGTCCTCTGGGTTGGGCATCAATGTCCCGTACCCTTCGTTGTACTCCGCTCCCCTGCACCCTGAGGCCGCGAAGTGGGAGACTCTGGTCAAAGCCAACGAGGGGctgctgaaggagaaggagatccTGATCGAGAG GCAGAAGCAGCACATGGTCCAGCTGGAGCAGCGCCTTCGGGACAGCGAGCTGCAGGTCCACGGGGCCCTCCTGGGCCGAGGGGCCCCCTACGCCGACGTGTGCATGCTCCGGCTGCAG GAGGCCCAGCGGGAGAACGCCTTCCTCCGGGCTCAGTTTGCCGAGCGGGCCGAGTGCGCCGCCATGGAGCAGGCGGAGGCGGAGCGCCGCCTGGGCGGCGTGGAGGCGGAGACGCGGCACCTGACGGACGCGTTGAGGGAGAGCGGCGAGAGGCACGGCGAGGAGCTGaggaagcaggaggagagg ATCCGCAGTCGAGACAAGCACATCAACAACCTGAAGAAGAAGTGCcagaaggaggcggagcagaACCGAGAGAAGCAGCAGCGCATCGAGACCCTGGAGCGCTACCTCGCGGACCTGCCCACCATGGAGGACTACCAGAGCCAGAACAAACAG CTGCTGCAGACGGAGGAGAAGGCGGCCCAGCTGCAGGCCCGGCTCCGGGAGCTGGGGGTGAGCCTGGAGGAGGCCCGGTCCCACGCCCGGGAGAAGGAGGCGCTGCTGGAGGACCAGCGGCGCAAGGAGAGGGAGCTTCTGACCACCGTCACCAG TCTGCAGGAGCGGGTGCAGGAGGGACTGGAGGACGGGGCCCGACTGCCTTCCCTGGACGCCGAGACGCTGCGGGCGGAGAACGGCGTCCTGAGGGACGAGCAGCAGAGACTCAAGAAG GTCATAGAGAAGCAACACCGGATGATGGAACAGCTCGGATCACAGCTTCGG GCTTTAGAGGAGCAGGTGTCTCAAGAGGACGGTGGCTCCCAGGCGCTCCGAGAGGAGGTGTTCTCCAAGGAACGGAGCCTGCTAGAGCTCCGCACCGCCATGAAGGAG CTCTGCGTCCAGAACCAGGACCTGATGGAGCAGAACCTCACCCTGCAGGAGAGGGTGGCGGACGGCGAGTGGAAGCACCGGGCCTCGTCCGGCCCGCAGCCCGCGGCGGCCCGCCTCACGCAGCGCCTGCACGGCGAGATGTCCTCGTGCCTGTGCGACCTGCGCTCGCTGTGCAACGTGCTGACCCAGCGCTCCCAGGGCCAGGACCCCAACCTCTCGCTCCTGCTGGGCATCGCGG GCCCCCCCACGGCGGGAGAGCAGCTGGAGGACTGGCTGAGCCCGGAGGTGTTGCAGAAGAAGCTGGTCGAGGCCAAGCAGCTCCGCCGGGACGTGGAGGAACTACGCACCACCGTCTCCGATCGCTACGCCCAGGACATGGGCGAGAACTGCACCACCCAatga